The Acidobacteriota bacterium genome segment TTCACTGCGAGGCGGCGAGGATGGCAGCGATCTCGCCGTCGGTCAGCACCACCGGGTTCGTTCTCGTGCTGGCTGCCGCGCGCGCCCCCGCCACGAGGGCCGGATACGCGCCGGGCGTCACGCCGAAGGCCCCGAGGCCCGGCAGCGCAATCGCGCGCGCCCAGCCGGTCAGCGTCGCAACGAGCGCGTCGGCTGCCGCGCGATCGTCGAGCGACGGCACCCGGGCGAGCAGACGCCCGACGCGCGCGTACTTGGCGAGCGCCGGACTCTCTGGCTCGCGCTCGCGCAGGGCGGCGACGTTCACGCGGGTCGCGGCCGCCACGACCGCGCCACAGGCCGTACCGTGCGGGATCGGGAACAGACCCCCGAGCGGCGACGCGAGCCCATGTGCGATGCCGAGCCCCGCGTGCGAGAGCGTCATACCGGAGACGAGCGCGGCATAGGCCATGCCGAGCCGCACCCCGGCCTCACTCTGCTGTTCGACGAACCGCAGGAAGGAAAGTTCGAGCGCCTCGAGCCCGCTCCACGCCAGGGCATCGGTGACGGGCGACGCTCTCGTCGACGCGAACGACTCGAGCAGTTGGGTGAGCGCGTCCATCCCGCACGACGCAGCCACCGCGGGCGGGCATCCCTCGAGCAGGTCGGGATCGACCAGCGCGAGGTCGGCGACGAGGCGCTCGTCGCGGAACGACTTCTTGAGGCCGCCCGCCGACGGCACGCCGAGCACCGCGTTGCGCGTCGCCTCGGACCCGGTGCCGGCCGTCGTCGGCACCGCCACGAAGGGCACGACAGGCCCGTGGTACGGCAATTCCGGCCCGACGCCCTCGAGGTGATCCATGACCGAGCGGCCTCGGCGCAGCAGTCCTGCGATGGCCTTGGCCGCGTCGAGCGCGCTGCCACCGCCGATGCCCACCACGACGTCGACGCGCTCGCTCCGGAGCGCCGTCACGGTCTGGTCGACAAACGGCGCGGTGGGCTCGCCGTGGACGCGCACGATCGTCCACACGAGGCCTTCCGCGCGCAGACGGGCTTCGAGCGGCGCCCAGTGCCGGCTGCGCGTGAACGAGCCGGCGCCGGTGACGACCAGGACGTGCTCGCCGTAAGCGCGAAGGGTCGCTGGCAGCGCCGCAAGTCGCCCGGCTCCGAAGTCGACGCGCGGCAGCCGCCCGAGAGTGAATCCGTCCACGTGCGCCCTCCGGCCGACAGCATACGCGACGCGTGCTCTCTGGCGACGCCGTCGGGCGCCGAACTCGATCTCCTGGTCGTCATCCGGGCCGCCCTCTCGGTTGCCGCCGGCGACCATACGCCGCCCGTCGTGTCAGGCGGTGGCAGGTGCGACACCGGCGCCAGGCGAGGAGACACATTCTTGCATATTGCACGTCAGATGCACATAATGCATTGATGCGTGGTCGGCAGATTCCTCGCGACGCGCTGGTGCGAGAGGTCCGGACGGCGCTGCGACGCAGTCCAATCGTGTCGATCATCGGTCCGCGCCAGTGCGGCAAGAGCACGCTCGCCAGGCAGGTCGCGACAGGACGTGCCCACAGCTTCGACCTCGAGAACCCCGTCGACATCGCCCGGCTCGATCAGCCCTACACGGCTCTCGCTCCGCTGCGGGGTCTCGTGGTCATCGACGAGGTCCAGTTCCGGCCCGAGCTGTTCCCGCTCCTGAGGGTGCTCGCCGATCGGCAGCCGCTGCCCGCCCGCTTTCTGCTCCTCGGCAGCGCCTCGCCCGACCTGATCCGCAACGCCTCGGAGTCGCTCGCGGGCCGCGTCGCCTTCGTCCCGATGGGCGGATTCGACGTGACCGAGGCCGCCCGCGGGGGCGAGAGGGCGGCCATCGGCCGGCTGTGGCTGCGGGGCGGTTTGCCGCCGGCGTTTCTCGCCGCCTCGGACGAGGCCAGTCGGCGCTGGCGCGAGGACTTCGTCCAGACCTTCCTCGAGCGGGACATCCGCAAGTTCGGCGTCGAGGTGCCGCCCCAGGCCCTCCGCCGTCTGTGGACCATGCTGGCGCACTATCACGGACAGGTGTGGAACGCGTCCGAGCTGGGGCGGTCGCTCGGCGAGTCGCACACGACCATCAAGCGGCATCTCGACATCCTCACCGGCGCCCTCATGGTGCGGCAGCTGCCCCCGTGGTTCGAGAACCTTGGCAAGCGCCAGGTCAAGTCGCCAAAGGTCTACCTCCGCGACAGCGGCGTGCTGCACGCACTGCTCGGTCTGTCCTCGTTCGCATCTCTCGAAGCGCACCCGAAAATCGGGGCGTCCTGGGAGGGGTTCGTGATCGAGCAGGTCCTTCGGCGGACCGGAGACCGCGACGCGTACTCCTGGGCGACGCCGTCGGGCGCCGAACTCGATCTCCTGGTGTTCATCGAGGGACGTCGCATTGGATTCGAGGTGAAGTATGCCGACGCGCCGCGATGGACCAAGTCGATGGCGATCGCCCGGCAGGATCTGCGGCTCGACCGCCTGCTGGTTGTCTATCCCGGCGACCGGTCCTACGCCCTGCGCGAAGGGGTGGAAGTGGTGGCGATCCACGAGCTGCGCGCTCGCCTCGACGGCCTGCTCGGTCGCCCGCGCCGCCGCCGCTGACGGTTGCTGGGGACCTCACGCGGCGACCAGTCGCACCCCCACACCCACCCGATCGCCCTCGCTGGCAGGTCCT includes the following:
- a CDS encoding ATP-binding protein, giving the protein MRGRQIPRDALVREVRTALRRSPIVSIIGPRQCGKSTLARQVATGRAHSFDLENPVDIARLDQPYTALAPLRGLVVIDEVQFRPELFPLLRVLADRQPLPARFLLLGSASPDLIRNASESLAGRVAFVPMGGFDVTEAARGGERAAIGRLWLRGGLPPAFLAASDEASRRWREDFVQTFLERDIRKFGVEVPPQALRRLWTMLAHYHGQVWNASELGRSLGESHTTIKRHLDILTGALMVRQLPPWFENLGKRQVKSPKVYLRDSGVLHALLGLSSFASLEAHPKIGASWEGFVIEQVLRRTGDRDAYSWATPSGAELDLLVFIEGRRIGFEVKYADAPRWTKSMAIARQDLRLDRLLVVYPGDRSYALREGVEVVAIHELRARLDGLLGRPRRRR
- a CDS encoding iron-containing alcohol dehydrogenase → MVAGGNREGGPDDDQEIEFGARRRRQRARVAYAVGRRAHVDGFTLGRLPRVDFGAGRLAALPATLRAYGEHVLVVTGAGSFTRSRHWAPLEARLRAEGLVWTIVRVHGEPTAPFVDQTVTALRSERVDVVVGIGGGSALDAAKAIAGLLRRGRSVMDHLEGVGPELPYHGPVVPFVAVPTTAGTGSEATRNAVLGVPSAGGLKKSFRDERLVADLALVDPDLLEGCPPAVAASCGMDALTQLLESFASTRASPVTDALAWSGLEALELSFLRFVEQQSEAGVRLGMAYAALVSGMTLSHAGLGIAHGLASPLGGLFPIPHGTACGAVVAAATRVNVAALREREPESPALAKYARVGRLLARVPSLDDRAAADALVATLTGWARAIALPGLGAFGVTPGAYPALVAGARAAASTRTNPVVLTDGEIAAILAASQ